The genome window ATTAACCCAGCACAAACGGCACGTTGTActcagacgcacacagacagacagtcagaacTTGACGCGGACATGAAATGCTTTAAGTGTGTAAAACATCAGGACCACCATGGAATAGACCGAGCCAGGGAATAGAAGTAGTGTATGTGTCACACTGTGACACATACATCTACATACATGACATGGTCCCTGGTTAATATCGATGGGaaacacagacaggtgaggGCACTGAGGACAAACATTTCCGAACAACTTGGATGGACTACATGAAAACTGACATTTTGATTCAGTCAGTAGTCTATCACCAACTAGGGCAGAAGGGTAGCAAGTACAAAAGCAACACAGATGTGACAAAATAAGACGAGCAGCGGGgatcagggagagagagagagagagagagagagagagagagagagagagagagagagcatggtGTCCGCAGGTGTCAACTCAGATTTAAGACATTACAACCAAATATACTAAAACTCAACcaaataataaatgtatatCGGAGGTTTTTCTACAAcatcccttttttattttaccatttGAACAAAAAAGCCAAAAGTTCTCAAATGCATCAAATGTGCGTCCTCGATTCTACCAGGtgtgtgcattttgtttttaaaaataaagagcTGCACTTTAGTTAGCGTCCAAAAATAATGATTTGAGGGAATACGTGATCAAAGAATAAGCAAACAAGACTAAGAAACATTTTGGTCGTTACTCTACGAGAGATAGATAGCCAGCCCTGATCATGAAAGGGCCAATCAATCACTGGGAAATTAGCGTGACGGAAGGCATCGCTAACTGCTTGCCAAACACTGCGTCGGGCCTTATGCGAGTCTTAAAGTCTTTGAATGTGGCAAACTACGTTGAATTAGGAGGTTGTTCGACCTGCGGACACCCTGTGAGAGCATCATGCCAGCAGCAGTACCAGGCTGTTTCCTGTAGAAATGAGTAGAGCCCGGAAATCCTCTGAGACCATCTGTCCTGATCGCTTCTGTGGGCCGCCACAGCACAGCAAAGGGTGGGGGCAGAGTGGATAAGGGGGGGGGAGTCAGAGAGATACAAGTGGCAGAAaggaggaggaatgagaggaTGAAAAGAGGAAGAAGTGATGAACAGAAATAAGAGATATCAAAATGTTGTAGAGAAAGTGAGAGATgttggggtggggtggggtggggggtgggggggagtgaaaaaaaaagataaaaagcaCAAACGGTCAACAGTGAAAGTGAAACCTGACAGACGGACAGGGGCGGGGTCTGTtcagagagtgagagggagcCTGGTCGAGCTGAAGCAGCACAAAGCAACAGAGACCCCCGGTGGACAAACAGGGACGCGACATCTCTCTGCCCTCCATGCTGACGGACTGAACCCCCCCCCGGGGGCTCATCCAGAGCCGAAGAGCACGAGCGCCGACGGATCACTGACCAGTTGGTTTGGTTTTCATTTCAAAAAGCCTTGGCTTCACAACAGAACGACGTATTACATCTGTCTAATTAACAGGGAAGCAATCCACAATCTAAACACAGCAGGGAAATAGTGATTATGTTAGAGAGTAATGGCAGCTGTGCATGCACGAaggcaccaaaacaaaaatTTTTAGAATATATTCAGACATCGTTAATATCCTTGTGTTTGTTACGTTTTTTTTAGCTGAAACTTAGTAATCTAATTGTATCTATAATCCAGATGTCTTTGGCGTTTTCGGAAATCTCAAAAGCAGACTTCACTGTCTCGCATCATTATCCTGTTGTCATTTCAAGGCTGTGTTCAAGGTGGATTTAGAGACCTACGGTACGTGTGTATTACAAGTCATCAGAAAATGTGGCAGAGCTAACTGGTAAAGATGGAGCCAAATACAGCCTCCTAAATAATTTGTATATTATTAAATTGCCAAAAACATCTGGGCAATTTAGAGCTGTGTGTTGAAAATCCTGTCTGACTTTGGCACCCCAACGTGTGTGTGCATAAAGACATTTTATACATAATAAATTTGAAAGATTCAACAATCGATTACAAAACTGAAAATAGCTTTAGCCCAAATTCAGATTGCCTGGCAGTGATCTCCGCTCTGCTCTCGTGCTCAGAGGCCCGACAAACACCAACTCTTCCCCTCCGTCCCGTCCTGGAGCTCCTACCTTGTCGTTCTCCACATCGTAGCCCAGGCTGATCAAACAGGCCTTGAACTCCTCCGCCTGCAGGGCCCCGCTGTGGTCCTGAGATCGGCCAAACGCACCAATGACAGAGCGCCAAACGTCATGAGGATGAACCAATCGCAACACAGGGACGGTGGATGGATGGTGACCATGAGATCCACAGCATGCAAGGAGATGATGAGGACATGGAGGatggagggacagacagacacaaagacagacagacattcatggATGTTTAGACAATGTCAACACACACAACTCAACAGGCAGCCATGGTGGACCTGTGAAGTCCTTTTTCAACACATGCATGTGTCAACACGAGTTATTTATAAAGaatgtgttaaaatgtattcaCGGTAACATGAagtgttaaattcaaatgtcaCTTTGCAAACACTAAAAAGGTCTTTGCATTCAAAATACAGTAGGATAATATACATGTCATTGGGCTCTGCATGCAGAATTTGTCCAGTATTTCAAAGACGTCAATATTGTCACAACAACTTCCCTCGTGTGGAGATTGTGATTCTCAGACATACAAAGGTTCTAGAGTCGTGCTGTTAAAGAACACAAGATGTGCTGTGTGCCCAGAAACACAGATGTGATGTGATGAGTGACCATAGGCACAGTCCCGCAGTGTCAGACAGTAGCATCAATCAGtgacacacacagtgctgtgaGATGGTGAATGATGGTGGTGTCTTTCTCACCGTTAATGAGTTTTCAAAAGACCTATAAACTGGTTTGACAACGACCACAGCACACACAAGTCTGGTGACACATTGTGCTTTTTACACCCAATTAAGCACCACTTCTGAAGAGAGTGCGTCGTCATGCTAAACTACAAATAACATCTTCTGACTGCCATTAGCATGAGGATTAAAGTAGTATTCCTATCAGAGTGTAAGTCTGCAAATTCTTACTGATAAGAACTGATTCTTACTTGCACAAGGCAAAGCACAACCTTAACAGATTTACAGCAAACATTTACTGCATTCATTATCTTTGAACTGACTAACAACTACAGTCTTTCTTTTCTGGATCTGTGATGGGAAGCCTCTCAGCTCAAATAAAAGCCAGTCAGCAATAGCCCCCTAGTTACACTGATAATACTCTCTGCTCTGCTAACACCTGAACGCAACTTCTTCCCAACATGTGCCCGCCTGTGTCAAACATCAGGATGAATACTCACACGCTTGGCTCTTCTCTCACCCCCTTGTAAGGTCTAAACAGTCATTCAGTCGTGTTATACATTCACACAGAAAGGGCTAAATCCTCAGAAGAAAACACATGTTCAGACAGCTAATAATGTACAGTAATATGACACAGCTACcaatgactatatatatatatatatatatatatatatatatatatatatgcggtAAATAACAAGTATCTGAGTTGAGAGctaaaggtgttttttttccttctggtGTGGTGCGGATGCTTTTATAAGGATGAAGTGGGCTTATATGTGTCAGTGTGACAAATGCAGTGACACATTTCTGtacagttttttattttaaaatacagtatatatttactGCTCTGTATGGGCAAGttttagggatgtaacgatgcatcgtgAATCAGTTCAAAACCGATAAGAAGAAATGAATCACGGTGCAATTTTTAAACGGCTTAGGGCGTTATCTACttttgatttaattttttttcactttctgaCGTCACTATGTGTTCTTAGAACTGCTACATCCCTAGCAAGTATgcatggtatatatatatatataatatatactgtaatggTAAAAAAGCTAAAATAATCAGATTGTCTGCCTCTGACTGTAATATAATAGTATAATCCTAATTCCTTGATTATCTGTGACCCTTATCTGTATGTTTAGGTATACAAGTTTTATTGAATGTTTACatcaacatatacagtataacctGCTCCTCGGGTTTAACCAAGTTAAAACAATACcaacaaagaaaaatgtaagtATACTTAGCTCTAGGGCTTAAcgatttggggggaaaaaaatctaattgcgattttcctgccagatattgcgattacgattcaATTTACGATTATGatcatgaaaaaaataaatgaaagatccactgaaaataggacatttctgtaaacaatctggGATGTGTAACATTATTCCGgcatttatcttatgaaaaactgtaaatataataatgaaaagaggAATAGAAAATGTTAAATCAATCGTTACACCAAACATCCAACATTCCACATTCGTTTTGACACAACTGACAGCCACTTTAACACTGTGACGTAGTGAAAaggacagaagaagaagaagaagaagaagcagctcGGGCCCCTGACCTTGTCAAAGTGGTTGAAGGAGGCGCGGTACTCGTAGAGCTGCTCCTGGCTGATGCCCTTAGCGTCACGCGTCAGGATCTGGTTCTCCACCTCGTTGATGGTTCTGGCGATGGTGGTCAGCAGCTGCTCCCAGCCCACACGGAGGTGCTGCGGGGGGGGAGGAAGGGGGGAGAGAAGGGGCACAACACAGAGGAAGCAAGGGAGGAAACATGTTAGACACCGTCTTTCACAGTTTtactctcttcttctttttaaagctgcctttttttttgtgattaacaattttagATTCACCACCCATCTGGACAAAGAtgaagaaaagatgacacagcaactacaacagcaacgtaatgtaatggacatttcttaatatcaaaaagttacacactaaagctttaagaaatgattttgagattattttttagGGGCATTTTTAGGACTTTATTTGGATAGGAAAGCCTAGActagaaaggggagagaggggggaatgacatgcagcaaagggccgcaggtcggagtcgaacctgcgggcACTGCGTCGAggtgtaaacctctatatatgggctcTATATTCAATGggactttgaattgccttgttgcttaaatgtgctttataaataaagctgccttgccctATTGGACTTGCAAACTTTGATTTTGGGGCAGTGGGACAGAGGTAAgtttacaaaaacaaactgctttTATGGGCTTTACtagtaactttaaaaaaaggcacGACGACACATTATAAGAGCCGGACTGTGATGACTGAACAGATTAATTCATGGAGGTTTtagatgtgcgtgtgtgttaccTCCATTGTGTAGGAAGTGTACTGGTTGTCGAAGATAAGTGCCTCCTGGATGAGCTGATGGTATCCCTCCAGCGTGTTGATTTCGGGCATGTAAGACATGATGGTCTTCTGGTACTCCTTCAGGTGGGTCAGCTGGTCCTCCAGGGTGCCGTTCATTTCAATGGATATCCTGCCGATTTCCTGCCGACACAAACGCGTGCTTTAATATCCTGGTAATCCTACAAATGTACATCCACCATCACGTGCAGCCCAGTGTGAAATCTTTAGAAGACACTCTGCCGCAAACTCTCACGCAGCAGACTCCATCCAGCACCAGAGgacacatttattaaaaaaaataaataaaaaataaaaagaacctACCCTATCCTCACTAGtaattataaaataaacatagcgagtaaatataaaatatgaataagTAAAATTAGAAACCTGCACAAGTATACATGCATAAGTTCACCTATGTGTAAAACTAAACATTCACCAAAGCTCCTAAACCCTGTTGAGTCTTTGCTCTATGAGCTCACTGTTGCACAATGTCGGCCTGAAAACTGTGACAAACCACACACAGCTGTGCAGAGatgaaacgcttccaacacaaCGCCGATCGCTCGGACCGACTGCGTGGGCTAATCCATTACCTCCATTTTGGCCTGTATGTAGGCGCCGACCGTGTTGGCCTGAGTGGCGAACTTGGCTCTCAGAGTGTCGTTGGAGTTCTGCTTGTTAAGCTCATCCTGCAGGGCGTTATCACGCAGCGGCACCATGTCCATcgcctgcaacacacacacacacacacacacattagaaaCGTGCACAGCTGTAACAGAACACACCTGTAGCTGCACACACAAAGCACCAGCTGGAGAAAGTCTTCAAATCGTCCAGCTTCCAGAGACTATGTCGAGCTTCTTGAGCAACTGTTGCTCCGTACACATCAGTGTGATCAATGACCACAAAAGTGTTTACATCATCTCTAAATAAATATGGAGAGGAGCTGTGGAtatggggaggggcccataggaaatgcctttctacagggcccagaattttgtgccaGGCCCCTGGGTATGCGCACTTCACCAAAAGCGGCAGCAAACATTTGAGGGAAAAGAAATAGACCAGCTTTAATCAGTTGAGTTTAAGTTTAAGAGCTGCACTATACTTACAAGTACACAAAAACCCAAGAAGGCATTAACgtagaacaacaacaaaacagaatACTGATTAGAAGGCACCGGCTGCAGCCCTACCTTTTTCCATTTGCTGTCGATGCTCGCCGGTGTGATGGTGGTGTAGGGGTTTGCTCCACTCAGCTTGATGCCGTTGCTCTGGGCAATCTTATGCACCTCAGCCTGGATGGCCTGGATGGCCTCCCGCTCCTTGTTGGCCTCCGCCAGCGTGGACTTGAACTGCTCGTGGGCTGTGATCAGGCCCTgcgggaggaaaaaaaaacaacaaacatgtttgttttacCTCCACCAGACAGCAACTCTATCTTATGCCAGATGTAGTTTATACCTCTCGGTTTACCTTTTAATGCCTtgcttagggctgggcaatatatcgatactATATCGACATCGATGCATGAGGCTAGTTatcgtcttacattttggatatcgtaatatcgcgatatggcatatgttgtcttttcctggttttaaaggctgcattacagttaagtgatgtcattttctgaactcatcagactgttctagctgttatttttatttgcctttacccactcagtcattgtatccacatagCTGATGATTATTCAGCAAAAATCTTGTTGTGTAAATatattgtgaaagcaccaacagtcaaccctacaatatcaacATGGCTGTATTTGGGCAAAAATGTCGtgacatttgatttgattttcatatcgcccagctctagctCCCACTACTGCATCATTTAAATGTCTTTAGTAAATCCTCTTTGGCACATTGTCAGACAGGCGTTGCACCAATGTGGCCCAGACTCACACACGGTCCAGTGCCCAGTTACCTGGATCTCCTCGATATTGTGGACGATGAACATGTCCTGCAGGTCCTCCATCGCTCCCTCCATCCAGTTGTTGAAGGGCGCCGCTCTCTTGGCGTACTCCAGGTAAAGCTCATCTATCGACTCCAGCTGCTTCTCTGTCCTCTGTTGGCAAGAAAACAGCCAGGAGAGCGGCTCGTACATTAATACTTGATACAGATGTTCCAGGACAGAGCAAATACTTTATTCAGCATTAGGGTCTTGCATTTTACTACACATTATAAAATACCTGATTTTTGAAACCTTACTTTGAGAAAACTTTGAgatgtttttctactgattccTCACTAAAACTAAAAGCCAGACTTGACAAACttaacattttcataattttaTACAAACTTATAAACACAAACACTTATTTAACCAAAGCTTCTGTATGAGAATTTTGGCTAAATAAAATGATGACATGAATCAGGCCCTGTCTGATCTGAAAGGCATAATCCTTTTCATAGGCTCTACTTCACCAGGCTTTTTGCCTTTTCTGAGATCTCAATGCAGCCATGAATGATCAATGTAGGCAGATAACACACTAACAAGTTACTTTGGCCCATTATGCATTTGTACATTCAATCTGTTTGTTTAGATTTCATATTCAAGTGAGAGTTACTGTAAATGTTTAATGCGATTAGAGATACATAGTACAAAGTGGAAAAACCATGTGACTGCATCAGTGAGAAATGACACAACGCTAGGGCTGcaggatatgaggaaaatatgcgataacgtcgTTGAATATCGTGACAACGATATTACTCgcgataaataaatagatatttAAGTgcactcagttctgctgctttcagtattctgctaaaatacaacaaattgcttgctgaatttaaaacaaatgaaaggtaATCATTTCCGACATTCTTTTTTATGAAACAAACTGAACGTTGAATATAAAAGAATGTCCGTTAGATTTTAAAGTGCacttttctactgatattttctttcaactaacaaaaaaaaaaaaaaaactgagtgtcTATcgtgatatgtcgcagcctttcgcgatgtgtttatagCGCTAGTTGTTATCGCGATGGCGATGAAAAcaacatattgtgcagccctacacgACACACGTCGTCGTACCTCCAGTGATTCTTTGCGGTTCTGGGTGAGAGTTCCCAGGACGTCCCACTGATCGCAGATCTTCTGACAGCGACCGTTGACGCTGGCAGAGTCGTAGTAGTCCAGCTCGCTAAaaacagagcagaggagagcCGAGTTATACATTAATTAGGGCTGAAtgatttggggggaaaaaaaaatctaattgcgatttttctgccacatattgcgatttcgattcatgatttttttttattttaaagtatagctaatgtccaatattcactgtgtaacagataaaacatgtcaccATCAAAACTGCTCAATATTCTTATGCAGGGATGAGAACATAGATATGAACTTCCAgcaataagtgtttttcttttaaaaagcatgggacattgaacagtcaaacacataACATTTATCCCAAAAtctaaagttataataataaaaaaatattccaaTGAAAATATCAGAAATGTCGGATATGCCTCAGTTCAATATTGCACCTTCTacaatcatgttaaataaagtcatacaaaataaatgaaaaatccactgaaaatgggacatttctgtaaacaatctgtgatatgtaaatATGTTATTTTAGCATTTATCttctgaaaaaaacagtaaatatgttAATAAAAAGAGGATtcaaaaatgttaaatcaaacACCAAACTTTCAACTAAATATTCACATTCGATCAATCGCGGCCTTCACCattagctaatcgcattctttcgAATCGCGATTTGAGAAGGATTCGTCGTTCAGCCCTTTATTAATCAGCAGATTTTTCTCTGTAGAGTATTATTGTCCTTCACACTGGGACCCGATGGGTCCACAGCTGGTCATCACACGTCTTCCCTCCTTACTTGAGTTCCTGTGCGATGGCGGCGATCTGCTCCACTCTGTCCTGATGGGCTGCCAGGTCGCTCTCAAACGCCTCGTGTTTCCGTAGCAACGCCTTCACTTCTGACAGGGTGGACGTCTCGTAGTCTTTCTGGGTCAGCATGGCCTCCTTACCTGCATGCACATAATATCCATCAATCCATGTAACATGCAAGTCTGTCCAAATGCTGCAGAGACGTTTAATACAGTGAAGAAAACAATGTCAAATTTGTGGTTTAAGTTTAAAAGATCTGCATCACCTGCACTCTTCACGAGGAAGACTGACTGGTTGATTTATTAACTCCactttaacaaacaaaaaaagtgcaGTTGGATGAAGAAGAGACAAAAGATTTAAAGAGGGATTTTCATCTTGAAACTGAGCCAAGATTTTTGTCAAAAATAAGAGGATCCAGCTTGATCCCAGAGAGGCGATTCAGCTCAGTATTACAGCACGCTCATCCAGTGAGTGTTTGCGATAAAGCCGTTACGTACCATCGGTCCAGGACTCATGGATGGCCGCCTTCTGGTGGAACTTCTCGGCCAAGTGTTCCAGCCTCTCCAGACGCCTGATCTCGCTGAGGATCCACTCCTCGTAGCCTTTTTCTGCTCCCTCCAGAGTGTGCCACGCTCCGTTGATATCCTGGGACCAAACAGCAGGGATAACTGATATGAAGCCTTCACCTCAGTAAAGTATGGCAACTGTTTATTtgcacgttaaaaaaaaaaacctctcccACTGACATCAACCACTGAAAACTCAACGCTGAGTATTCTGTTGGAACTTTTGAAAGAATCTTTTGCATCTTTGTTTACAGTATGACAGCAAAAAGCTACTTTTTGAATCTGAGGAGGTCAATGTGATCTTGTTAAAATGCACCAAGCATTGACTGGTCTCGGATCCCTTTTTACACTTAAACATACAGTaccaaagaaaagagaagatCTTTcatatttgacaaaaaaaagtgcatttttCACCTCCGATTTTACAAAAGTGcactttcctgttttcttttatCTCTTACAGAGTGCCGAGAAGCTGATCCAGCAAAAATCCCAAACAACTACAAGCTAGGAGGCCTCAGTTAGTGCCGACACGTCACTCATGTGTCCGCTTTGTGACTGAAAAATGTTTCCTTTTAcatataaatcttttttttttttaagcaggtCTAAGTGTAGATGAGAATCCTAATTAAGAGCACACTCATATCGTCAACATTTATTTGGAATATGAATTCTCTACACGCGCAGGTTTCCTGCAGTCGGTCACAAATAGGAATAACGTTCAAATGTCAAAGATATGGACTCTTGTAGATGATATgtgcatacatacagacacCATGCGTCCCTCTGATGGCATGAAGGCAGGTCTGTTGCTCAGTCTCAGTTTAGTCTGCAGAGTGTTGAAGCTGATCTCCAGCTGGCATTTCTCTTGGACCtgaaggtggggggggggagtcgTTAGTGGACACATTCAGCAGAGGAAACAAAAACCTCTTAAAATGACGGAAAAGGATATAAAAGCACTGAAGATATCCTCAACTAGCTCAAGGCGCTGGTGAGGGTTAGCATTTAAATACTTTTGTCACATATTGCCGTGCATATTTCTGGGAGTTTGCAGAAGGTATTCTGTACCTTGGGTGGTTTGTGGACACAGCGGTAGTCTCTGAAGTCTTCCTGTTTGGCCTGCATATCATTTACAGTCTTCTCCTGGGTTCGGTTCTCCAGCCAGGGGATGGTCCGACGGATCCACTCCAGCAGCTAGGGGCAGACAGGAAGAGAACATAATCGGGTTGTCATCCATTGGAGAGAAGGCTCCGACACTTTCCCAGAAAGCCTTGAAAGTCACTTGATCAGTGCATCTAGTAAATGTCTAACAAATACTAGACGCTCACACATTAACCCCCGTTCTCTACACGCTCCATTGGGTCCCACTGCGTTTTAGAatcacttttaagatttttaaagatgatgtttttggcgtttttttaggccctttatttgataggacagctttaacatgaaaggggagagagagggggaatgacatggagCAAAGGGCCGGCGGGGGAGGACTACGCCTCTggacatggggcgcacgctcaacaaGGTGAACTACACAGGCGCCCCTCAATCTTAAGATCTTAATGTCATGTTTTTAGGGCCAAAAATGGCCCGGCTCCAGCGTACGTGGCCAAAGTTGTAACCCTCTGTGAGCACAACAGGTCATTACGATCATCCAATCAgctttattcatatttataaGTTCCGAGGTCAAGGTACAAACTGTGGGGTGATGCGCTTTTGCAGACGCTACCCCGAGACGTTACCCCGAGACGTTGGAACAAGTTACCTCCTGACATTCACACAATTACAGACGTAGCTCTATTTAAATCTAAACTCAaaacttatttatttagaaggACTTATAATACATAGAAGCGCTGTGAcatttttcctttcttcctcctccttttaTGCAACCTTATCTGACTTTACTGTATTCTAGGTTTCATTCTATTCATTGtatgttatgttgttttattcttggtccttgatgtaaagtgctatataaataaatgttgattgattgattgattgatgcaTATAGAGAGCACCGAGGATCTGAAGTGaagaggtccaatcagcgaGGGTGTAAACCTGCTGGAAGCGTTTTTGTCCTCACCTCACTGGCCAGCTTCTCGTAGTCCTCCATCATTTGCTCGTTCTCCTGGTTGACAGCCAGCACTTTGCAGATACGATTCGCGGCTGTCTCGGCCTATCAGGACACAGAGTGATGAGTAGCGCTCACAGTGATTGGATAAAACACTCAC of Sander lucioperca isolate FBNREF2018 chromosome 5, SLUC_FBN_1.2, whole genome shotgun sequence contains these proteins:
- the actn4 gene encoding alpha-actinin-4 isoform X5 translates to MVDYHAANNQSSTGGVQTYMEQENDWDRDMLLDPAWERQQRKTFTAWCNSHLRKSGTQIENIEEDFRDGLKLMLLLEVIAGERLPKPERGKMRVHKINNVNKALDFIASKGVKLVSIGAEEIVDGNAKMTLGMIWTIILRFAIQDISVEETSAKEGLLLWCQRKTAPYKNVNVQNFHISWKDGLAFNALIHRHRPDLIDYDSLRKDDPVTNLNNAFEVAEKHLDIPKMLDAEDIVNTARPDEKAIMTYVSSFYHAFSGAQKAETAANRICKVLAVNQENEQMMEDYEKLASELLEWIRRTIPWLENRTQEKTVNDMQAKQEDFRDYRCVHKPPKVQEKCQLEISFNTLQTKLRLSNRPAFMPSEGRMVSDINGAWHTLEGAEKGYEEWILSEIRRLERLEHLAEKFHQKAAIHESWTDGKEAMLTQKDYETSTLSEVKALLRKHEAFESDLAAHQDRVEQIAAIAQELNELDYYDSASVNGRCQKICDQWDVLGTLTQNRKESLERTEKQLESIDELYLEYAKRAAPFNNWMEGAMEDLQDMFIVHNIEEIQGLITAHEQFKSTLAEANKEREAIQAIQAEVHKIAQSNGIKLSGANPYTTITPASIDSKWKKAMDMVPLRDNALQDELNKQNSNDTLRAKFATQANTVGAYIQAKMEEIGRISIEMNGTLEDQLTHLKEYQKTIMSYMPEINTLEGYHQLIQEALIFDNQYTSYTMEHLRVGWEQLLTTIARTINEVENQILTRDAKGISQEQLYEYRASFNHFDKKRSGQMVSEDFRALLISTGNSLGDSEFARIMGIVDPNGSGAVTFQAFIDFMSRETTDTDTADQVIASFKILAADKPFITAEELRRELPPDQAEYCIARMAPYTGPNAIPGALDYMSFSTALYGESDL
- the actn4 gene encoding alpha-actinin-4 isoform X2, giving the protein MVDYHAANNQSSTGGVQTYMEQENDWDRDMLLDPAWERQQRKTFTAWCNSHLRKSGTQIENIEEDFRDGLKLMLLLEVIAGERLPKPERGKMRVHKINNVNKALDFIASKGVKLVSIGAEEIVDGNAKMTLGMIWTIILRFAIQDISVEETSAKEGLLLWCQRKTAPYKNVNVQNFHISWKDGLAFNALIHRHRPDLIDYDSLRKDDPVTNLNNAFEVAEKHLDIPKMLDAEDIVGTLRPDEKAIMTYVSCFYHAFSGAQKAETAANRICKVLAVNQENEQMMEDYEKLASELLEWIRRTIPWLENRTQEKTVNDMQAKQEDFRDYRCVHKPPKVQEKCQLEISFNTLQTKLRLSNRPAFMPSEGRMVSDINGAWHTLEGAEKGYEEWILSEIRRLERLEHLAEKFHQKAAIHESWTDGKEAMLTQKDYETSTLSEVKALLRKHEAFESDLAAHQDRVEQIAAIAQELNELDYYDSASVNGRCQKICDQWDVLGTLTQNRKESLERTEKQLESIDELYLEYAKRAAPFNNWMEGAMEDLQDMFIVHNIEEIQGLITAHEQFKSTLAEANKEREAIQAIQAEVHKIAQSNGIKLSGANPYTTITPASIDSKWKKAMDMVPLRDNALQDELNKQNSNDTLRAKFATQANTVGAYIQAKMEEIGRISIEMNGTLEDQLTHLKEYQKTIMSYMPEINTLEGYHQLIQEALIFDNQYTSYTMEHLRVGWEQLLTTIARTINEVENQILTRDAKGISQEQLYEYRASFNHFDKDHSGALQAEEFKACLISLGYDVENDKKRSGQMVSEDFRALLISTGNSLGDSEFARIMGIVDPNGSGAVTFQAFIDFMSRETTDTDTADQVIASFKILAADKPFITAEELRRELPPDQAEYCIARMAPYTGPNAIPGALDYMSFSTALYGESDL
- the actn4 gene encoding alpha-actinin-4 isoform X6, translating into MVDYHAANNQSSTGGVQTYMEQENDWDRDMLLDPAWERQQRKTFTAWCNSHLRKSGTQIENIEEDFRDGLKLMLLLEVIAGERLPKPERGKMRVHKINNVNKALDFIASKGVKLVSIGAEEIVDGNAKMTLGMIWTIILRFAIQDISVEETSAKEGLLLWCQRKTAPYKNVNVQNFHISWKDGLAFNALIHRHRPDLIDYDSLRKDDPVTNLNNAFEVAEKHLDIPKMLDAEDIVGTLRPDEKAIMTYVSCFYHAFSGAQKAETAANRICKVLAVNQENEQMMEDYEKLASELLEWIRRTIPWLENRTQEKTVNDMQAKQEDFRDYRCVHKPPKVQEKCQLEISFNTLQTKLRLSNRPAFMPSEGRMVSDINGAWHTLEGAEKGYEEWILSEIRRLERLEHLAEKFHQKAAIHESWTDGKEAMLTQKDYETSTLSEVKALLRKHEAFESDLAAHQDRVEQIAAIAQELNELDYYDSASVNGRCQKICDQWDVLGTLTQNRKESLERTEKQLESIDELYLEYAKRAAPFNNWMEGAMEDLQDMFIVHNIEEIQGLITAHEQFKSTLAEANKEREAIQAIQAEVHKIAQSNGIKLSGANPYTTITPASIDSKWKKAMDMVPLRDNALQDELNKQNSNDTLRAKFATQANTVGAYIQAKMEEIGRISIEMNGTLEDQLTHLKEYQKTIMSYMPEINTLEGYHQLIQEALIFDNQYTSYTMEHLRVGWEQLLTTIARTINEVENQILTRDAKGISQEQLYEYRASFNHFDKKRSGQMVSEDFRALLISTGNSLGDSEFARIMGIVDPNGSGAVTFQAFIDFMSRETTDTDTADQVIASFKILAADKPFITAEELRRELPPDQAEYCIARMAPYTGPNAIPGALDYMSFSTALYGESDL